A DNA window from Elusimicrobia bacterium HGW-Elusimicrobia-1 contains the following coding sequences:
- a CDS encoding phosphoribosylaminoimidazolesuccinocarboxamide synthase: protein MKNPAAPARPVFSYRGKTKDVAAFASRGRRFLLLRFKDNLLGRAGRPDSGGNEVVGTRAGKGAASAAMCEYFFKKFEAGGIPTHFRGRPSRTDVVVEKTRRIGVEFICRNRAWGSYLSRGAKRRVRALEAFGRPVVEYTLKSDMLDDPLLDSKQILSHATSRELAAIRSAMLKMNRVARAPCRRAGIELVDFKAEFGRRFGGKSSSRAPSRLLLIDDFSCDTARFFKGRRLLCHFEVCKALGIPLAKSG, encoded by the coding sequence ATGAAAAATCCTGCCGCCCCCGCCCGTCCGGTTTTTTCTTACAGGGGAAAAACCAAGGACGTCGCGGCATTTGCAAGCCGCGGACGACGCTTTCTTCTTTTGAGATTCAAGGATAATCTGCTGGGACGTGCGGGCCGGCCCGATTCCGGCGGAAACGAAGTGGTCGGCACGCGCGCCGGCAAAGGCGCGGCTTCCGCCGCGATGTGCGAATATTTTTTTAAGAAATTCGAAGCGGGCGGGATTCCGACGCATTTTCGAGGGAGGCCGTCGCGGACGGACGTTGTCGTCGAAAAAACGCGGCGAATCGGCGTCGAGTTTATTTGCCGCAACCGCGCGTGGGGCAGTTATCTGTCGCGCGGAGCAAAAAGACGGGTCAGGGCGCTTGAGGCGTTCGGACGTCCGGTTGTTGAATACACGCTTAAATCCGATATGCTCGACGACCCTCTTCTTGATTCAAAACAGATTCTGAGTCACGCAACTTCCCGCGAACTCGCCGCGATACGCTCCGCGATGCTTAAAATGAATCGCGTCGCCCGCGCTCCGTGCCGTCGGGCCGGAATAGAACTTGTGGATTTTAAGGCGGAATTCGGCAGACGGTTCGGCGGCAAATCGTCGTCGCGCGCGCCTTCCCGACTTCTTCTGATAGACGATTTTTCCTGCGATACCGCGAGGTTTTTTAAGGGGCGGCGTCTGCTCTGTCATTTTGAAGTTTGCAAGGCGCTGGGCATTCCTTTGGCCAAGTCCGGATAA
- a CDS encoding glutamine synthetase: MYTAEEVLKIVKEKNIKFINLWFVDILGKLKSFSITPRELEGAMAEGMGFDGSSIEGFARIFESDLIAKPDPATFTIMPWRPEGEGSARMICDILNPDGTPYEGDPRYILKKNLAELKKQGFGYFVGPELEYFYFKSDNAPEIIDEGGYFDTVPLDVARDLRRETILILEKMGIKVEYSHHEVAPSQHEIDLRYDEALKMADTVMTYKVVVKQVAYSKGLYASFMPKPLASVNGSGMHTHMSLFSGERNAFYEAKDKYHLSEMAKHFIAGVLKHVPEMCIVTNQWVNSYKRLVPGFEAPAYISWARRNRSALVRVPMYKPGKEMATRIELRFPDPACNPYLSFAIMLAAGLEGVRNKYPMPEPIEKDIFHLTEDEREKEGIKTLPGSLIEAIEAAEKSELLKKTLGDHVFGKLIENKKIEWDMYRTQVTEYEIKKYLAVL, from the coding sequence ATGTATACAGCCGAAGAAGTATTGAAAATCGTCAAAGAAAAAAACATCAAGTTTATCAACTTGTGGTTCGTCGACATTCTGGGCAAACTTAAATCGTTCAGCATTACGCCCAGGGAACTCGAAGGCGCAATGGCGGAAGGAATGGGTTTCGACGGCTCGTCGATAGAGGGCTTTGCCCGGATATTCGAGTCGGACCTCATAGCAAAACCCGATCCCGCCACATTCACCATTATGCCGTGGCGTCCCGAAGGCGAGGGCTCGGCCAGAATGATTTGCGACATCCTCAATCCCGACGGCACCCCGTACGAAGGCGACCCGCGTTATATACTCAAAAAAAATCTGGCGGAACTCAAAAAACAGGGATTCGGCTATTTTGTGGGACCGGAGCTTGAATACTTCTATTTCAAATCCGACAATGCCCCCGAAATTATCGACGAGGGCGGTTACTTCGACACGGTGCCCCTGGACGTGGCGCGCGATTTGAGGCGCGAGACGATACTGATACTTGAAAAAATGGGCATCAAAGTGGAGTATTCGCACCACGAAGTGGCTCCGTCGCAGCACGAAATTGATTTGCGTTACGACGAGGCGCTCAAAATGGCTGACACGGTAATGACATATAAAGTCGTGGTAAAACAGGTGGCCTACTCAAAAGGCCTCTACGCGTCTTTTATGCCCAAGCCGCTTGCGTCCGTCAACGGTTCAGGAATGCACACGCATATGTCCCTGTTTTCCGGGGAAAGAAACGCGTTCTACGAGGCGAAGGACAAATATCATCTCTCCGAGATGGCAAAGCATTTCATCGCGGGCGTGCTTAAACACGTTCCGGAGATGTGCATAGTCACCAATCAGTGGGTCAATTCCTACAAACGGCTTGTTCCCGGATTCGAGGCGCCGGCTTATATTTCCTGGGCGCGCAGAAACCGCTCGGCGCTGGTGCGCGTTCCGATGTACAAGCCCGGCAAGGAAATGGCCACCAGGATTGAACTTCGTTTCCCCGATCCGGCCTGCAATCCGTATCTGTCGTTTGCGATAATGCTTGCCGCCGGTCTTGAAGGCGTCCGTAACAAATACCCGATGCCCGAACCCATCGAAAAAGATATTTTCCATCTTACCGAGGATGAAAGGGAAAAAGAGGGAATAAAAACCCTTCCGGGTTCGCTCATAGAGGCAATCGAGGCCGCCGAAAAATCGGAACTGCTCAAAAAAACTCTGGGCGATCACGTGTTCGGCAAACTCATAGAAAACAAAAAGATAGAGTGGGATATGTACCGCACTCAGGTCACCGAGTACGAGATTAAAAAATATCTCGCGGTGCTTTGA